Proteins encoded in a region of the Brevefilum fermentans genome:
- a CDS encoding CDP-alcohol phosphatidyltransferase family protein: MSNVEKHKRENKILLGFLERPALRWLAAHMPAWVTPDILTWIGVGASVLIFVSYALTNISPNYLWLANLGFLLNWFGDSLDGTLARYRKIERPRYGFLIDHWVDAISILLIFLGLGLSPYVDLQVASLAVISYLLVSIMVYLITYVTGIFNITNAYIGPTEFRVLAIILNTIIFFSGEVTFKLRWVGETSLFTLVTGAVALILFLYFMINTAIQAQKLKLLDEKRLERRLAKERKNQDTN; encoded by the coding sequence ATGTCAAACGTTGAAAAGCATAAAAGAGAAAATAAAATTTTGCTGGGGTTTCTCGAGCGCCCCGCCCTGCGCTGGCTGGCAGCGCATATGCCTGCCTGGGTAACCCCCGATATTCTCACCTGGATTGGGGTCGGTGCGTCTGTGCTGATTTTCGTCAGTTACGCCCTCACCAACATCAGCCCCAACTACCTGTGGTTAGCCAACCTGGGCTTCCTCCTCAACTGGTTTGGCGATAGCCTGGACGGCACCCTGGCGCGCTATCGGAAAATTGAGCGTCCGCGTTATGGCTTCCTGATCGATCACTGGGTTGACGCCATCAGCATCTTGCTCATTTTCCTCGGGCTGGGCCTCTCTCCCTATGTTGACCTGCAGGTTGCCAGCCTGGCTGTGATCAGTTATTTGCTGGTTTCAATCATGGTCTACCTGATCACCTACGTAACCGGCATTTTCAACATTACCAACGCCTATATCGGACCTACTGAATTTCGCGTGCTGGCGATCATTCTCAACACCATCATCTTCTTCAGCGGTGAAGTCACTTTCAAACTCCGCTGGGTGGGCGAGACGAGTTTATTCACCCTGGTGACCGGCGCCGTGGCTTTGATTTTGTTTCTGTACTTCATGATCAATACAGCCATCCAGGCACAAAAATTAAAGCTATTGGATGAAAAGCGCCTTGAGCGCAGGCTCGCCAAAGAGCGCAAAAACCAGGATACCAACTGA
- a CDS encoding metallophosphoesterase family protein — translation MIKILHFADAHIDMANFGRHDPESGLPLRVMDFLKSLDEIIQFALAEKVDLVIFAGDTYKDRSPAPTFQREWGKRIMQLSRAGIPTLLLTGNHDISPATGRAHAIQEFDTLEVPHVHVVHQPQFLTPADLEGLPVQIIAFPWISRSSMMSMLDPGSVEPGQIYAAFNAHLAELIEDWLDAADPDLPIILTAHASVEGALYGAERTVMLGKDLVLPYALVKNPRFDYVALGHIHKAQDLNKDAHPPVIYPGSIERVDFGEVADRKYYVLAEVNKQNTRVTWQELKNIRPFIDLHVRLETDQAINQTLQSHLPPPDELQDAIVRMVIEYPRAWEPLIDDNQLRELTAGAFEFHLVKRPRFETRGRLPEGRTASQLSALELLNFYWKTSSSNLDQERVQTLNNLASSIIDEVNMRE, via the coding sequence ATGATCAAGATTCTCCACTTTGCTGATGCCCACATCGACATGGCCAACTTTGGAAGGCATGACCCTGAATCAGGGCTTCCCCTGCGGGTGATGGATTTTTTAAAATCCCTGGACGAAATTATCCAATTCGCTCTCGCTGAAAAAGTCGACCTGGTCATTTTCGCAGGGGACACCTACAAAGACCGTTCGCCCGCACCAACCTTCCAACGTGAATGGGGAAAGCGCATTATGCAGCTTTCACGGGCGGGCATTCCAACGCTTTTATTAACCGGGAATCACGATATTTCTCCGGCGACGGGCCGTGCCCACGCCATCCAGGAGTTTGACACCCTGGAAGTGCCTCACGTGCATGTGGTGCATCAGCCCCAATTTCTCACGCCAGCTGACCTGGAAGGCCTGCCCGTTCAAATCATCGCCTTTCCCTGGATCTCCCGCTCGTCGATGATGTCCATGCTGGATCCCGGCAGTGTAGAACCTGGTCAGATCTATGCTGCGTTTAATGCCCACCTGGCTGAATTAATTGAGGACTGGCTGGATGCAGCAGATCCTGACCTGCCAATCATCCTGACTGCGCATGCCTCGGTTGAAGGCGCCCTGTATGGCGCAGAGCGCACGGTGATGTTGGGCAAGGACCTGGTACTGCCATATGCACTGGTGAAAAATCCAAGGTTTGATTATGTCGCCCTCGGGCATATCCATAAAGCACAGGATTTGAATAAAGATGCCCACCCGCCGGTGATCTACCCGGGCTCCATCGAACGGGTGGATTTTGGCGAAGTTGCTGACCGGAAATACTATGTCCTGGCGGAGGTCAACAAACAGAACACCAGGGTCACCTGGCAGGAATTGAAAAACATCCGCCCCTTTATCGACCTCCATGTCCGACTTGAAACAGACCAGGCCATCAACCAGACCCTTCAGAGTCACCTTCCACCCCCAGATGAGTTGCAGGATGCAATTGTGCGCATGGTGATCGAGTACCCGCGTGCCTGGGAACCCCTGATTGACGACAATCAGTTGCGGGAGTTAACAGCAGGCGCGTTTGAATTTCACCTCGTAAAACGCCCCCGCTTTGAGACCCGGGGGCGCCTGCCAGAAGGGCGCACAGCCAGCCAGCTCAGCGCCCTCGAACTGCTGAACTTTTACTGGAAGACAAGCTCCAGCAACCTGGATCAGGAAAGAGTACAAACTCTGAACAACCTTGCCAGCTCAATCATCGATGAAGTCAACATGCGGGAGTAA